A region of the Roseiflexus sp. RS-1 genome:
CCTTCTTGGAGGATTACGAAGGTTGTTCGCTATTGCGACGGCGCATCCGTTCGTGCAACGCGCGGATCGCTGCACGGCGGCGCGCATTGCGCGCCACGCGACGCAGATGAGCATCGATCTGTGTCGCCACAGCGCCGTTAAGCGTGTCGACAGTCGTTTCGTTTGCCGATCGATTGTTGAGCGAGCGCCCGATCAGTTCTTCAACCGCCTTCTCGAAACTCTCGCGATCCATTTTTTCGCCATGCTCGCGCTGAACCTGATCGTACTGCTTCAGCAGCGCGAGCGCATCCTGCAACTGACGCTCCTTCTCGTGCTTGCGGAAATCGGTCAGGTAGTCGTTGATGGTTGCCTGGACGCCACGCGGATCGGGCACATGGTCGAAGGTGAACTTTCCGCCAGCAGCGCCGCCCGTCTCGATCACAACCGTGCCCAACCCCAGGAGGCGCTCGACGAAACTGACATCGAACGAGATATTTTGAATAGCGGAAAGTTGTGCGCGACGGGTGTTTTCAGGTCCTAGCGGACGACGATCAATATCGATGATGTCGGTGCGGGTCAGGATGTAGGTGTCGTTGATCAGCGACTCGCGGATCCACCACCCCCACACGCCAAACACCAGCAGGGCGAGCAGGACGACCAGGCTGACAGCTACGCCGTCGAGCAACCTGAACTGAACCAGAACAGCCGCCACGAACATCGTCAGGGCAAATCCGGTCAATGGGCGAAACAGTTGCAACAGGACATACACCCACGACGGACGCCAGATGATGCGATCATCACGGATTTCGGGGTTAGGCGGGTAAAGCGCCGGGATGGGGAATCGTTGCGTGCGGGCTTGCAACGCAGGCGCAGACTGCGGCGGTATCTTGTTGCCGTACACCTGATCTTCGATCAGCGCGCGCAGCAGATCGGGTTGCTGACGACGGCGCAGGTTGCGCACCTGATCCATGATCGCCTTTTCGATCTCGCGCGGCTTTGCTGCGAAGTCGAATTCGAGCGTGCGCGGGCTGAACGACCGGATGATGATTTTGCCGTACCCGAACAGCGTCGCCTGATAAGTGTCTGCACGCACATTGACCTGCTGAATGTCATCGATCAGGATTTGCTGCCGCACATGGCGGATGAACATGGTCTCTTCGTCATAGATGACGCGCTTGTTGGTGACAATCAGCACATCATTGCGCCAGTCGTTGTAGAGATAGGCCACTGCCAGCAGCATGAACGTCGTAATCAGTCCCAGCACGATGTTGATCGCATCGCCAGCGCGTGCATACACCGGATCGATGACGATCAGTTCACCGCCGATTGACCGGAACCAGATCGCCAGCCCGAGCGCAAGGATTGCCAGCAGGTAGAGAACGTCCGGGTTACGCCAGGGTGTATCCTTGCGGCGATCCTTCTTTGCCTCGCCACGCGCCCAAAGCGCTACAAGGACGATGGTCAGCGTCAGAAGCGCAACGTTGATCGGATCGGTCAACGGGCGCGAAACGCCCTCACGCATGATCAGCAACGTTCCGCCAGCCGCGCGAAACAGGGCTACCGCCGCAGTGATAAAGCCGATGACCAGAAAAACCAGACTGGATTGCAACAGTTCGATCCAGTGGCGCTTGCCGACCAGGATAACCTGCTCGTCGCTATCAAGTTCCAGCGGGATCGGAAGTTTCGGCTCGGTCATAGGCGCGCGTATCCTGCGAGTCGTCCGGGTCGCAATCGATGCGGGAGACGACCAGATCAACCACCTGATCCGGTGACAGCCCATCACTGACAATAATACACGCATCGGTCGCTGGCGCGCTCACGTGACGGTCCAGGCTATCACGACGGATGATCTCGTTGCGGATGTGCTGAAGATCGGCGCTGCCGCCGCGCTGCCGGATCTCATTGGTGCGCCGTCGGGCGCGTTCATCGACCGATGCGTCCAGATAGATCTTGAGCGGTGCATCGGGCATCACAATACTGCCGATATCGCGCCCGACCATCACTACGCGCCCGCGCTGACCAATGGCGCGCTGCCGGTCGCGCAGGATGGCGCGCACCGCCGGGTGTCGCGCCGTGATCGAAACGATACGCTCAACTTCGGGATGCCGCAATTCCCAGGTGACGTCGACACCGTTGACCAGCACCGTATACAGTCGTCCATCGGTCGCATCACCGGGTGGATGCACTTGAATATCGAGACGCCGCACCAGCGCTGCAACTGCTTCGTCGTCCTCGGGATTGATTGAATGGCGCAAAACCGCCCATGCCAGCGCGCGATACATCACCCCGGTGTCGAAGAAGAGATACCCCAGGCGCCTGGCGAGCAACTCGCCAAGCGTACTCTTCCCGGCGCCAGCAGGACCATCAATCGTGATAATCGACGGAGCAGACATGCAAAAAAGAGCGTATCATGGCTATACCGTATGGTATTGTAGCACGCGACGCTCACGATATGCAAGCAATGTCGGAAGGAATACGGAGCCTTTTGATGATGTTCTCTCGACGTGTATGGGATCTGCTGCTGATTGCAACATTGCTGACCGGCGGCGCATTCATCTGGGCGACGCGCATCGCTCCAGTCGCTCCTGCAACGGCGCAGGCGCCAGAACCGGCGGCGACGCAACCTGCGCCGCTCGTCGGGCATCCCGCACCCGGATTTACCCTGAGCGCTATCGATGGATCGCAGGTTGCACTCGACGATCTGCGTGGTCAGGTGGTGCTCATTAATCTCTGGGCGACGTGGTGCCCGCCATGTCGCGCCGAAATGCCCGCGATTCAGCAGGCTTACGAACGCTTCCGCGATCAGGGTTTTGTTGTGCTGGCGGTGAATCAACAGGAAGACGCAACGAAAGTCGTGGCGTATATGAACGATCAACGTCTGACATTTCCAGCGCTGCTCGATAGCGACGCGCGGGTTGGCGCTGCGTATCAGGCGCGTGTGCTGCCTTCCAGTTTCTTCATTGATCGCAGGGGGATTGTTCGCGCTGTGTATCGCGGACCAATGTCGCGTGGTATGATTGAGGGCACAATCGAGCAGTTGATTGCTGAGACACCGTAACGTGTACCCGATTATTGAACTCGGACCGCTGAATCTTGGCAGTGGCGCACTGTTGCTGGTGATCGCCGTTTTCATCGGTCATACGCAGTTTGAACGAATAGCGCACAAACGTGGCGGCGATGAACTTGAGCAGCGTGCTCGTCGCTGTGCGCCATTTGCTCTGTTGGGCGCGGCTGTTGGCGCGCGTTTGTGGTATGGTCTGTTCAACTGGGATATGTACAGTCAATCACCCGGTCTATTTCTGGCGCTTCGTCTGGGTGATCTGGCGTGGCCCGGCGCATTGATCGGAGGTGCGCTCGCCGGGTATGCGTACCTGCGGTTGCGACGCCTGGACGCCGCAACTGCGCCGCTGGCGGATGCCGCTGCGCTGGCGCTCCCTCCGGCGCAGGCAGTCGCGGCGCTGGGCTTGCTGCTCAGTGGCGAAGCTCCTGGCGCCCCCACCGATGTGCCATGGGCGCTGCCATTGTTTGGCGTGCCGCGCCATCCTGTGCCGCTCTACTATCTTCTGGCGGCGCTGGTTACGTGGGGCGTGCTGGTATGGTTTGCGCCGCGCGTGACCCGACCCGGATCGCTAGCGATGATCTATCTTGCACTGCAGGGCAGCGCAATGCTGCTGCTGGAAGCGTTGCGTGTCGATTCGCTGGTGACCGTGGGCGGCATCCGCGCAGCGCAGATTGTCGGTCTGGCGATGCTGCTGATCGCTCTCTGGCAGAAACGAGCGCAGATGGGACGGGCGCTATGAACATCTTAACCGTACAGGAGCGGGGACTGGCGCTGATCCGCGTCTATGGCGATCTGAACGATTTTCTGCCGCCCGGTCGGCGCGAAACGTGGTTTGAACGTCCATGCAAAGGGCACGAGACGATCAAGAACCTGATCGAGACGTGTGGTGTGCCCCATCCTGAGATCGGCGCGCTGATCGTTGGCGGTCATCCGGTCAATTTCGACTACCCGGTGCAACCGGGCGACATGATCGAGGTCTTCCCGATCACCATGGCGCCCGCCTCGTCAGTCACACTGCGTCCCCCGCTTGATGAACCACGCTTCGTACTCGATACGCACCTGGGGCGACTGGCGGCATACCTGCGGATGCTGGGCTACGATAGCCTGTACTGGAACGATGCGCACGACGCCGAACTGGCGCGTCTGGCGGGTGAGGAACGCCGGATCTTGCTCACACGCGACCGGGAATTGCTCAAACGAAGCATTGTTGTCTATGGCTCGTTTGTGCGCGAAGTTATTCCGGCGCGTCAGATTGTCGAAGTCATGCGGCGGTTCAACCTGACGCCGACGTCAACCGTTTTCCAGCGTTGTATGCGGTGCAACAGTCTGACGACAGCGGTCGAGAAAGCCGATATTGAGCATCTTCTCGAACCCAGGACGCGGTTGTACTTCGATACCTTTCGACGTTGCATTGCCTGTGGCAAGATCTACTGGCAGGGTTCGCATTACACCCGCATGGCGACGCTACTGGAGCACTCGGTCCGGTTGAAGGTTGAAGGTTGAGCGCGACTGCGATGGCTTTCCAACCGAACCATTGTGTGGCAGACGGAACGGCAGGGGCGCAACGGCGCTGCGCTCCTGCTTTACACGAAAGGAGGCAATGACCTGTGCGTATCGCAGTTGTTGGTGTCGGCGGGGTGGGCGGCTACTTTGGCGGGCGGTTAGCGCAGGCTGGCGCGGATGTGATCTTTATTGCGCGCGGCGACAATCTGGCTGCGCTGCGCGAACAAGGATTACGGATCGAGAGCATCATTGGCGACGCTCACGTCGCGCCTGTCCAGGCGACCGACGATCCAGCGCAGGCGGGTCCTGTTGACATGGTGCTGGTCGCCACCAAAACCTGGCAACTCGATGAAGCGATCGATCTCATGCGTCCACTCATCGGACCGGAGACTGGCGTTGTCCCGCTGCTCAACGGCGTCGAGGCTTCTGATCGTCTGGCGGCGGCGCTGGGCGAATCGCACGCATTGAACGGCATCTGTTACATTTTCGTCGCGCGCGTGGCGCCGGGTGTCGTGCGACACTCAGGGATCCATCCGCTGATCATCTTCGGCGAACGTGACAACCGTCGCACAGCGCGGGTCGAAGCACTGCGCGACTGGCTGGAACGCGCCGGTGTGCGGGTGACGATTCCGCCGGACATCGATGCAGAGGTCTGGCGCAAATTCGTCTTTGGAGCGACAACCAGCGGATTGGGAGCGGTCACACGCGCGCCCATGGGACTACTGCGCGAACTTCCAGAGACGCGCCCACTGTTCATCCAGGGTATGCGCGAAATCGTTGCAGTCGCACAGGCGTGCGGCGTCGCTCTTGGCGAAGAAGCCGTCACCGCCGCCCTGGCGCAACTCGATGCGCTACCCTACGAAACGACCGCCTCCATGCAACGCGACATCATGGCCGGTCGTCCATCAGAGTTGGAAGCACAGAACGGCGCTGTTGCGCGTCTGGGTGCAGCAGCTGGCGTTCCAACGCCGCTGCACGCATTCATCTACGC
Encoded here:
- a CDS encoding PH domain-containing protein, giving the protein MTEPKLPIPLELDSDEQVILVGKRHWIELLQSSLVFLVIGFITAAVALFRAAGGTLLIMREGVSRPLTDPINVALLTLTIVLVALWARGEAKKDRRKDTPWRNPDVLYLLAILALGLAIWFRSIGGELIVIDPVYARAGDAINIVLGLITTFMLLAVAYLYNDWRNDVLIVTNKRVIYDEETMFIRHVRQQILIDDIQQVNVRADTYQATLFGYGKIIIRSFSPRTLEFDFAAKPREIEKAIMDQVRNLRRRQQPDLLRALIEDQVYGNKIPPQSAPALQARTQRFPIPALYPPNPEIRDDRIIWRPSWVYVLLQLFRPLTGFALTMFVAAVLVQFRLLDGVAVSLVVLLALLVFGVWGWWIRESLINDTYILTRTDIIDIDRRPLGPENTRRAQLSAIQNISFDVSFVERLLGLGTVVIETGGAAGGKFTFDHVPDPRGVQATINDYLTDFRKHEKERQLQDALALLKQYDQVQREHGEKMDRESFEKAVEELIGRSLNNRSANETTVDTLNGAVATQIDAHLRRVARNARRRAAIRALHERMRRRNSEQPS
- the cmk gene encoding (d)CMP kinase — encoded protein: MSAPSIITIDGPAGAGKSTLGELLARRLGYLFFDTGVMYRALAWAVLRHSINPEDDEAVAALVRRLDIQVHPPGDATDGRLYTVLVNGVDVTWELRHPEVERIVSITARHPAVRAILRDRQRAIGQRGRVVMVGRDIGSIVMPDAPLKIYLDASVDERARRRTNEIRQRGGSADLQHIRNEIIRRDSLDRHVSAPATDACIIVSDGLSPDQVVDLVVSRIDCDPDDSQDTRAYDRAETSDPAGT
- a CDS encoding TlpA family protein disulfide reductase; this translates as MMFSRRVWDLLLIATLLTGGAFIWATRIAPVAPATAQAPEPAATQPAPLVGHPAPGFTLSAIDGSQVALDDLRGQVVLINLWATWCPPCRAEMPAIQQAYERFRDQGFVVLAVNQQEDATKVVAYMNDQRLTFPALLDSDARVGAAYQARVLPSSFFIDRRGIVRAVYRGPMSRGMIEGTIEQLIAETP
- a CDS encoding prolipoprotein diacylglyceryl transferase, which gives rise to MYPIIELGPLNLGSGALLLVIAVFIGHTQFERIAHKRGGDELEQRARRCAPFALLGAAVGARLWYGLFNWDMYSQSPGLFLALRLGDLAWPGALIGGALAGYAYLRLRRLDAATAPLADAAALALPPAQAVAALGLLLSGEAPGAPTDVPWALPLFGVPRHPVPLYYLLAALVTWGVLVWFAPRVTRPGSLAMIYLALQGSAMLLLEALRVDSLVTVGGIRAAQIVGLAMLLIALWQKRAQMGRAL
- a CDS encoding Mut7-C RNAse domain-containing protein, translating into MNILTVQERGLALIRVYGDLNDFLPPGRRETWFERPCKGHETIKNLIETCGVPHPEIGALIVGGHPVNFDYPVQPGDMIEVFPITMAPASSVTLRPPLDEPRFVLDTHLGRLAAYLRMLGYDSLYWNDAHDAELARLAGEERRILLTRDRELLKRSIVVYGSFVREVIPARQIVEVMRRFNLTPTSTVFQRCMRCNSLTTAVEKADIEHLLEPRTRLYFDTFRRCIACGKIYWQGSHYTRMATLLEHSVRLKVEG
- a CDS encoding 2-dehydropantoate 2-reductase; protein product: MRIAVVGVGGVGGYFGGRLAQAGADVIFIARGDNLAALREQGLRIESIIGDAHVAPVQATDDPAQAGPVDMVLVATKTWQLDEAIDLMRPLIGPETGVVPLLNGVEASDRLAAALGESHALNGICYIFVARVAPGVVRHSGIHPLIIFGERDNRRTARVEALRDWLERAGVRVTIPPDIDAEVWRKFVFGATTSGLGAVTRAPMGLLRELPETRPLFIQGMREIVAVAQACGVALGEEAVTAALAQLDALPYETTASMQRDIMAGRPSELEAQNGAVARLGAAAGVPTPLHAFIYATLLPQERMARNRRLNEQSQ